The Bombus pyrosoma isolate SC7728 linkage group LG3, ASM1482585v1, whole genome shotgun sequence genome has a segment encoding these proteins:
- the LOC122577971 gene encoding RNA-binding protein 1-like isoform X5: MSRYREWDPSCKVYVGNLGNSASKHEIESAFSKYGPLRNVWVARKPPGFAFVEFEDPRDAEDAVRGLDGTRCCGTRVRVEMSSGRSRRGGGRRSGPRYSRSWSRSPRRSPISRYSRFYQRQLLALLVSPPLLLLLLLLLLQPP; the protein is encoded by the exons ATGTCGCGTTATCGTGAATGGGATCCTTCATGTAAAGTTTACGTTGGTAATTTAGGGAACAGTGCTAGTAAACATGAAATTGAAAGTGCATTCAGTAAATATGGCCCACTCAGAAATGTGTGGGTTGCAAGAAAACCACCTGGTTTTGCATTTGTGGAATTTGAAGACCCACGAGATGCGGAAGATGCAGTTAGAGGATTAGATGGAAC acGCTGTTGTGGGACCAGAGTGAGAGTAGAAATGTCCTCGGGAAGAAGTAGACGTGGAGGTGGAAGGAGATCAGGTCCAAGATATTCCAG gtCCTGGTCAAGAAGCCCACGCAGATCGCCGATAAGCCGATATTCTAG ATTCTACCAGCGTCAGCTCCTAGCTCTGCTCGTCTCCCCgccactactactactactgctactactactactacagCCACCGTGA
- the LOC122577971 gene encoding RNA-binding protein 1-like isoform X4, whose amino-acid sequence MSRYREWDPSCKVYVGNLGNSASKHEIESAFSKYGPLRNVWVARKPPGFAFVEFEDPRDAEDAVRGLDGTRCCGTRVRVEMSSGRSRRGGGRRSGPRYSRSWSRSPRRSPISRYSRSRSRSPRRRSLSRSRSRDRRSRSDSRDRR is encoded by the exons ATGTCGCGTTATCGTGAATGGGATCCTTCATGTAAAGTTTACGTTGGTAATTTAGGGAACAGTGCTAGTAAACATGAAATTGAAAGTGCATTCAGTAAATATGGCCCACTCAGAAATGTGTGGGTTGCAAGAAAACCACCTGGTTTTGCATTTGTGGAATTTGAAGACCCACGAGATGCGGAAGATGCAGTTAGAGGATTAGATGGAAC acGCTGTTGTGGGACCAGAGTGAGAGTAGAAATGTCCTCGGGAAGAAGTAGACGTGGAGGTGGAAGGAGATCAGGTCCAAGATATTCCAG gtCCTGGTCAAGAAGCCCACGCAGATCGCCGATAAGCCGATATTCTAG gtCAAGATCCCGTAGTCCTCGCAGGAGATCACTGAGCCGTAGCCGTAGCCGAGATCGCCGTTCTCGTTCGGATTCCCGTGACAGACG TTAG
- the LOC122577971 gene encoding RNA-binding protein 1-like isoform X6, translated as MSRYREWDPSCKVYVGNLGNSASKHEIESAFSKYGPLRNVWVARKPPGFAFVEFEDPRDAEDAVRGLDGTRCCGTRVRVEMSSGRSRRGGGRRSGPRYSRSRSRSPRRRSLSRSRSRDRRSRSDSRDRR; from the exons ATGTCGCGTTATCGTGAATGGGATCCTTCATGTAAAGTTTACGTTGGTAATTTAGGGAACAGTGCTAGTAAACATGAAATTGAAAGTGCATTCAGTAAATATGGCCCACTCAGAAATGTGTGGGTTGCAAGAAAACCACCTGGTTTTGCATTTGTGGAATTTGAAGACCCACGAGATGCGGAAGATGCAGTTAGAGGATTAGATGGAAC acGCTGTTGTGGGACCAGAGTGAGAGTAGAAATGTCCTCGGGAAGAAGTAGACGTGGAGGTGGAAGGAGATCAGGTCCAAGATATTCCAG gtCAAGATCCCGTAGTCCTCGCAGGAGATCACTGAGCCGTAGCCGTAGCCGAGATCGCCGTTCTCGTTCGGATTCCCGTGACAGACG TTAG
- the LOC122577971 gene encoding RNA-binding protein 1-like isoform X7 — MSRYREWDPSCKVYVGNLGNSASKHEIESAFSKYGPLRNVWVARKPPGFAFVEFEDPRDAEDAVRGLDGTRCCGTRVRVEMSSGRSRRGGGRRSGPRYSRFYQRQLLALLVSPPLLLLLLLLLLQPP, encoded by the exons ATGTCGCGTTATCGTGAATGGGATCCTTCATGTAAAGTTTACGTTGGTAATTTAGGGAACAGTGCTAGTAAACATGAAATTGAAAGTGCATTCAGTAAATATGGCCCACTCAGAAATGTGTGGGTTGCAAGAAAACCACCTGGTTTTGCATTTGTGGAATTTGAAGACCCACGAGATGCGGAAGATGCAGTTAGAGGATTAGATGGAAC acGCTGTTGTGGGACCAGAGTGAGAGTAGAAATGTCCTCGGGAAGAAGTAGACGTGGAGGTGGAAGGAGATCAGGTCCAAGATATTCCAG ATTCTACCAGCGTCAGCTCCTAGCTCTGCTCGTCTCCCCgccactactactactactgctactactactactacagCCACCGTGA
- the LOC122577971 gene encoding RNA-binding protein 1-like isoform X1 yields MSRYREWDPSCKVYVGNLGNSASKHEIESAFSKYGPLRNVWVARKPPGFAFVEFEDPRDAEDAVRGLDGTRCCGTRVRVEMSSGRSRRGGGRRSGPRYSRSRSCSPRRRSLGRYPRSWSRSPRRSPISRYSRSRSRSPRRRSLSRSRSRDRRSRSDSRDRRY; encoded by the exons ATGTCGCGTTATCGTGAATGGGATCCTTCATGTAAAGTTTACGTTGGTAATTTAGGGAACAGTGCTAGTAAACATGAAATTGAAAGTGCATTCAGTAAATATGGCCCACTCAGAAATGTGTGGGTTGCAAGAAAACCACCTGGTTTTGCATTTGTGGAATTTGAAGACCCACGAGATGCGGAAGATGCAGTTAGAGGATTAGATGGAAC acGCTGTTGTGGGACCAGAGTGAGAGTAGAAATGTCCTCGGGAAGAAGTAGACGTGGAGGTGGAAGGAGATCAGGTCCAAGATATTCCAG GTCCAGATCTTGCAGTCCTCGAAGGAGATCACTGGGTCGTTATCCAAG gtCCTGGTCAAGAAGCCCACGCAGATCGCCGATAAGCCGATATTCTAG gtCAAGATCCCGTAGTCCTCGCAGGAGATCACTGAGCCGTAGCCGTAGCCGAGATCGCCGTTCTCGTTCGGATTCCCGTGACAGACGGTACTAA
- the LOC122577957 gene encoding SET and MYND domain-containing protein 4-like, which produces MLGEDDSGVSDYFRSNFLALQNAVTPQDMKKFIALNENSERIRFLLRYPVIYNLPVRVTEEGELLKNSEKALKLKDIGNKYFGRGEFIKALGSYSNAVLLAPRKDLGVILANRSATLYHLEEYSYGLTDAEEALRVGYPHELHYKIQERRARCLLGLKRHDEAVLAFRNALQALDTAKLSLDKKQKLEADIRLMLAVIDKGNRLAQKTSKVPQKEEIRGPKKTTLKIEDCNPLYPSCSKAVEIKDEGGNIGRHAVATKDIEPGETLVIEKPHCAALLAEYRLTNCHHCFTKIFVPIPTSCDTCNFVAYCSIPCRNKDAEIHKNECMILPSLWFSKTSVNCFLALKAIVQKPFEELLALKDKLKATKGRFETSTQRPRRHDDFEAIYGLITHEEERTSEDLFHRTYIATWLLRLLKRSPYFPEWVKTPDSAEAIPSDGELYIGSLILHNLMLIQFNAHEISELVVPKGSNILAKAKSKFIGGGVYSTVSLFNHSCNPGIIRYFIGTTMVVRAIRSIPAGEEISENYGPIFTTTPEAERKRKLRVQYWFDCNCEACTAHWPTLEEIDPTILRFKCETGKECGNVLPIKADTNEFMIRCSKCGKNTNIFKGLKALQDTDAIFRTASRNLEEGKHQEALKSYLEILKLLDETLALPIRDYHLCQQGVRLCMLPLGNVSYI; this is translated from the exons atgttaggGGAGGACGATAGTGGAGTCAGTGATTACTTCCGGTCAAATTTCCTGGCGCTCCAAAATGCGGTTACCCCGCAGgatatgaaaaaattcataGCTCTGAATGAAAATTCGGAAAGGATCCGTTTCCTACTGCGTTATCCAGTGATTTATAATCTGCCTGTGCGAGTTACCGAAGAGGGTGAATTGCTGAAGAACAGCGAGAAAGCTCTGAAACTTAAGGATATTGGTAACAAGTATTTTGGACGTGGTGAATTTATTAAAGCGCTAGGATCTTACTCGAACGCGGTTCTGCTAGCACCTAGGAAAG ACTTAGGCGTTATACTGGCGAATCGTTCGGCAACGCTTTATCACCTAGAAGAGTACAGTTACGGTTTGACAGACGCGGAAGAAGCTTTACGCGTCGGATATCCACACGAATtgcattataaaattcaagaaagACGCGCTAGATGCTTGCTCGGATTAAAAAGACACGACGAGGCTGTGCTAGCATTCAGGAACGCTTTGCAAGCATTAGACACTGCGAAACTATCATTGGACAAGAAACAGAAGCTCGAGGCAGACATTAGACTTATGCTTGCTGTGATAGACAAGGGTAATCGGCTGGCACAGAAGACGTCGAAAGTTCCTCAGAAAGAAGAGATTAGGGGGCCTAAAAAGACGACTCTAAAGATCGAGGACTGCAATCCTCTGTATCCTTCCTGCAGCAAAGCAGTTGAGATTAAGGATGAAGGTGGTAACATAGGTAGACACGCCGTTGCTACTAAAGACATCGAACCTGGGGAAACGCTAGTGATAGAAAAGCCACATTGTGCAGCCTTGTTGGCGGAATACAG ACTCACCAATTGTCATCATtgtttcacgaaaatattcgtacCGATACCGACTAGCTGTGACACGTGCAACTTCGTGGCTTACTGTAGTATTCCCTGCAGAAACAAAGATGCCGAGATTCATAAAAACGAATGCATGATACTACCCAGTTTATGGTTCTCGAAAACTTCTGTAAACTGTTTCTTAGCTTTAAAGGCAATCGTTCAGAAACCCTTCGAAGAATTATTGGCGCTCAAAGATAAGCTTAAAGCTACGAAGGGGAGATTCGAGACTTCGACACAGCGACCACGTCGACACGATGACTTCGAAGCTATCTATGGATTAA TAACTcacgaggaagaaagaacaTCGGAAGATCTTTTTCATAGAACTTATATAGCTACTTGGCTATTGAGACTTTTAAAACGAAGCCCTTACTTTCCCGAATGGGTTAAAACCCCAGATTCAGCGGAAGCGATACCCTCCGATGGTGAATTATACATAGGCAGTttaattctacataatttaatgttaatacaatttaacGCTCATGAA ATATCGGAATTAGTTGTACCAAAGGGTAGCAATATTTTAGCAAAAgctaaaagtaaatttattggCGGGGGTGTTTACTCGACAGTTTCACTATTTAATCATTCGTGCAATCCTGGCATCATCAG GTATTTTATCGGTACCACTATGGTTGTACGAGCAATTCGCAGTATTCCAGCAGGAGAGGAAATCTCCGAAAACTACGGCCCAATTTTTACAACTACTCCCGAAGCTGAACGAAAACGGAAACTAAGAGTACAATATTGGTTCGATTGCAACTGTGAAGCATGTACAGCACATTGGCCTACTTTGGAAGAAATCGATCCAACGATTCTAAG ATTCAAGTGCGAAACTGGTAAAGAATGTGGAAACGTTCTACCTATAAAAGCAGACACAAACGAGTTCATGATCAGATGTTCCAAATGTGGCAAGAAtactaatattttcaaaggTTTAAAAGCGTTACAAGACACAGATGCCATTTTTAGAACTGCTTCGAGAAACCTCGAGGAAGGGAAGCACCAAGAAGCATTAAAAtcttatttggaaattttaaaacttctaGATGAAACCCTTGCTTTACCCATAAGAGACTATCATCTTTGTCAACAAGGTGTTCGATTATGCATGCTTCCTTTAGGAAACGTTTcttatatttaa
- the LOC122577971 gene encoding RNA-binding protein 1-like isoform X2: MSRYREWDPSCKVYVGNLGNSASKHEIESAFSKYGPLRNVWVARKPPGFAFVEFEDPRDAEDAVRGLDGTRCCGTRVRVEMSSGRSRRGGGRRSGPRYSRSRSCSPRRRSLGRYPRSWSRSPRRSPISRYSRSRSRSPRRRSLSRSRSRDRRSRSDSRDRR; this comes from the exons ATGTCGCGTTATCGTGAATGGGATCCTTCATGTAAAGTTTACGTTGGTAATTTAGGGAACAGTGCTAGTAAACATGAAATTGAAAGTGCATTCAGTAAATATGGCCCACTCAGAAATGTGTGGGTTGCAAGAAAACCACCTGGTTTTGCATTTGTGGAATTTGAAGACCCACGAGATGCGGAAGATGCAGTTAGAGGATTAGATGGAAC acGCTGTTGTGGGACCAGAGTGAGAGTAGAAATGTCCTCGGGAAGAAGTAGACGTGGAGGTGGAAGGAGATCAGGTCCAAGATATTCCAG GTCCAGATCTTGCAGTCCTCGAAGGAGATCACTGGGTCGTTATCCAAG gtCCTGGTCAAGAAGCCCACGCAGATCGCCGATAAGCCGATATTCTAG gtCAAGATCCCGTAGTCCTCGCAGGAGATCACTGAGCCGTAGCCGTAGCCGAGATCGCCGTTCTCGTTCGGATTCCCGTGACAGACG TTAG
- the LOC122577960 gene encoding translocation protein SEC62 translates to MAERRKSKKRKDQETSSVDNEVAPVKPSKEEYAVAKWIRNNVPSKKTKFDRNHNVEYFTGTRAVDALLENSPWSRTKFETREQVTEFLDLMLRHKFFHRAKKVVISEEELYKIRGIKKKVKENKKEKRSTEKEKEEAKENKDATGEKDNENKTEEKKKKPKVRLEMHMEQYFVDCNDAYVWIYETVPIYYWFFGGLVVLGAVGVCLFPLWPLSIRHGVYYISVAAAGFLVFILALAFIRLIVFCLLWVPTLGKCHLWLLPNLTADVGFFASFWPLYQYEYYDSTSESDKKVSKKKKKKEKDSDTEETPSAQLEKKSSIKELSKEHTQIEEILSSEENKLPPSELGEGEEGSEGSESEKSNTGRDFVMI, encoded by the exons ATGGCGGAACGTAGGAAAAGCAAGAAGCGCAAGGAT CAAGAAACATCAAGCGTAGATAATGAAGTTGCCCCTGTAAAACCATCTAAGGAAGAATATGCAGTGGCTAAATGGATCCGTAACAATGTACCAtcgaaaaaaacaaaatttgatagaaatcacaatgttgaatattttactgGCACTCGTGCAGTTGATgctttattggaaaattcacCATGGAGTAGAACTAAATTTGAGACACGTGAACAGGTTACAGAATTTCTAGATTTGATGTTAAGACATAAATTCTTTCATCGAGCAAAAAAGGTAGTAATCTCTGAAGAAgaactatataaaatacgtggaataaagaaaaaggtaaaagaaaacaaaaaagagaaaagatctactgaaaaagaaaaggaagaggctaaagaaaataaagatgcAACAGGTgaaaaagataatgaaaataaaactgaagagaagaagaaaaagccaAAG gTACGTCTGGAAATGCATATGGAACAATATTTTGTTGACTGCAACGATGCATATGTCTGGATATATGAAACAGTTCCTATATACTACTGGTTCTTTGGAGGCCTTGTAGTTTTAGGTGCAGTTGGTGTTTGTCTCTTCCCATTGTGGCCATTATCAATCCGTCATggtgtatattatataagtgTTGCAGCTGCTGGATTCCTTGTATTCATTTTGGCATTAGCATTTATTAgattaattgtattttgcCTTTTATGGGTTCCAACACTTGGCAAATGCCATCTTTGGCTTTTGCCTAATTTAACTGCAGATGTCGGATTCTTTGCTTCATTCTGGCCACTTTATCAA tatGAATATTATGACTCCACATCTGAAAGTGACAAAAAAgttagtaaaaaaaagaaaaagaaggaaaaagactCTGATACTGAAGAGACACCATCAGCACAATT AGAGAAAAAATCTAGTATTAAAGAATTATCTAAAGAACATACtcaaattgaagaaattttatctaGCGAAGAAAACAAGCTTCCTCCATCTGAATtaggagaaggagaagagggTAGTGAAGGCTCCGAAAGTGAAAAATCTAACACAGGTCGAGATTTTGTGATGATCTAA
- the LOC122577969 gene encoding mediator of RNA polymerase II transcription subunit 18: protein MSAPISTAMDNLTAAIRSNIIPNQEYLLQGSVLDSAVEVLLHRLRGLCDNVDTGPETFNDHEMCFSIRGAEQPLLLRVRRALDYQDMPWQLRYIGQPELGDKSRPTIVRSSLDIATSNTVVDFLTELGCRLDFEYIARGYMFRKGRMKVTVSKIFKMGQQGKIPESMEAISQSYLVELSVLAPSGQDAIAEDMRIFAEQLKPLVQLEKIDYKRFVH, encoded by the exons ATGAGTGCACCAATAAGTACAGCAATGGATAATTTAACAGCTGCAATTAGATCTAATATTATTCCAAATcaagaatatttattgcaaggATCTGTGTTAGACAGTGCTGTAGAAGTATTGCTTCATAGATTACGTGGTTTATGTGATAATGTAGATACTGGTCCAGAAACCTTTAATGATCATGAAATGTGTTTTAGCATcag AGGAGCTGAACAACCATTACTTTTACGTGTAAGAAGAGCATTAGATTATCAAGATATGCCATggcaattacgttatatcggtcAACCTGAATTGGGTGACAAATCAAGACCTACAATCGTTAGAAGTAGCTTAGATATAGCAACTAGTAATACTGTTGTTGACTTTTTAACAGAACTTGGATGTAGGCTAGACTTTGAGTATATTGCACGTGGTTATATGTTTCGTAAGGGTAGAATGAAGGTTACagtttccaaaatatttaagatgGGGCAACAAGGAAAAATACCTGAAAGTATGGAAGCAATATCTCAAAGTTATCTAGTGGAATTGAGTGTTTTAGCACCTAGTGGCCAAGATGCAATAGCTGAAGATATGAGAATTTTTGCAGAACAATTGAAACCCTTGGTACAACTTGAAAAAATTGACTACAAAAGATTTgttcattaa
- the LOC122577971 gene encoding RNA-binding protein 1-like isoform X3, with the protein MSRYREWDPSCKVYVGNLGNSASKHEIESAFSKYGPLRNVWVARKPPGFAFVEFEDPRDAEDAVRGLDGTRCCGTRVRVEMSSGRSRRGGGRRSGPRYSRSRSCSPRRRSLGRYPRSWSRSPRRSPISRYSRFYQRQLLALLVSPPLLLLLLLLLLQPP; encoded by the exons ATGTCGCGTTATCGTGAATGGGATCCTTCATGTAAAGTTTACGTTGGTAATTTAGGGAACAGTGCTAGTAAACATGAAATTGAAAGTGCATTCAGTAAATATGGCCCACTCAGAAATGTGTGGGTTGCAAGAAAACCACCTGGTTTTGCATTTGTGGAATTTGAAGACCCACGAGATGCGGAAGATGCAGTTAGAGGATTAGATGGAAC acGCTGTTGTGGGACCAGAGTGAGAGTAGAAATGTCCTCGGGAAGAAGTAGACGTGGAGGTGGAAGGAGATCAGGTCCAAGATATTCCAG GTCCAGATCTTGCAGTCCTCGAAGGAGATCACTGGGTCGTTATCCAAG gtCCTGGTCAAGAAGCCCACGCAGATCGCCGATAAGCCGATATTCTAG ATTCTACCAGCGTCAGCTCCTAGCTCTGCTCGTCTCCCCgccactactactactactgctactactactactacagCCACCGTGA